In Arthrobacter sp. StoSoilB5, one genomic interval encodes:
- the paaD gene encoding 1,2-phenylacetyl-CoA epoxidase subunit PaaD: MATRTLTKAEQQAWDIASTVCDPEIPVLTIEDLGILRGVRVTEAADTRDGGPASTAVEVTITPTYSGCPAMDAIGDDVRTAFENAGYASVHVNLVLSPAWTTDWMTESGKAKLQEYGIAPPTGRAAAGGHSGPVRLSLAVKCPQCSSLNTKELTRFGSTSCKALYVCQDCKEPFDYFKVL, encoded by the coding sequence ATGGCAACACGGACTCTCACCAAAGCCGAGCAGCAGGCCTGGGACATCGCGTCCACCGTCTGCGATCCGGAGATCCCGGTCCTCACCATTGAGGACCTGGGGATCCTGCGCGGCGTGCGGGTCACAGAAGCAGCAGATACTCGCGACGGCGGCCCGGCAAGTACCGCCGTCGAGGTCACCATCACGCCCACGTACTCGGGTTGCCCGGCGATGGACGCCATTGGTGACGACGTGCGGACGGCTTTCGAGAACGCAGGCTACGCGAGTGTGCACGTCAACCTGGTGCTCTCTCCGGCCTGGACCACGGACTGGATGACCGAGTCCGGCAAGGCCAAGCTGCAGGAATACGGTATAGCGCCGCCGACGGGCAGGGCTGCCGCCGGTGGGCACTCCGGTCCTGTTCGTTTGAGCCTGGCCGTGAAATGTCCGCAGTGTTCGTCGTTGAACACCAAGGAACTCACCCGCTTTGGTTCCACGTCCTGCAAGGCGTTGTATGTCTGCCAGGACTGCAAGGAACCGTTCGACTACTTCAAAGTCCTCTAA
- the paaC gene encoding 1,2-phenylacetyl-CoA epoxidase subunit PaaC — MTDKDTDFAIEGHGDISVGVHGAGASGDGSASATRITPGNALRPEDIALEVRRGHVKPSEDVAEFALRIGDDGLILAQRLGQWISRAPELEEDIALGNIALDQLGHARSFLTYAGAAWDKSEDDLAYFRREHEFRSAHLFEQPNGDFAVTIARQFIVSYYQYELYTRLMESADPTLAAISAKAVKEVDYHRDHSAQWVLRLAGGTDESRARIIQGFKLVWPYVDELFEDDELTTRLAEAGVTVQPSSLRAEFDRLTGQIMAEAELEIPGVPQALGGGRRGKHSEFLGYILAEMQVLAREHPGASW, encoded by the coding sequence ATGACTGACAAAGACACTGACTTCGCCATTGAAGGCCACGGCGATATCTCCGTGGGCGTTCATGGAGCCGGAGCTTCCGGTGACGGTTCGGCCAGCGCCACCCGTATCACGCCAGGAAACGCCCTCCGCCCTGAGGACATCGCCCTTGAAGTACGGCGTGGACACGTCAAGCCCAGCGAGGACGTAGCCGAGTTTGCCCTGCGCATTGGCGACGACGGCCTCATCCTGGCACAGCGCCTGGGCCAGTGGATTTCCCGGGCTCCTGAGCTTGAGGAAGACATCGCCTTGGGCAATATCGCCCTGGACCAGCTGGGCCACGCGCGCTCCTTCCTGACGTACGCGGGTGCCGCTTGGGACAAGTCCGAGGACGATCTCGCGTACTTCCGCCGTGAGCACGAGTTCCGTTCCGCGCACCTCTTCGAGCAGCCCAACGGGGACTTCGCGGTGACCATCGCCCGCCAGTTCATCGTGAGCTACTACCAGTACGAGCTCTACACCCGGCTCATGGAGTCCGCTGACCCCACCCTCGCGGCCATCTCTGCCAAGGCTGTGAAGGAAGTGGATTACCACCGCGACCACAGCGCCCAGTGGGTACTGCGCCTGGCTGGCGGCACGGATGAGTCCCGCGCGCGCATCATCCAGGGCTTCAAGCTCGTGTGGCCGTACGTCGACGAACTCTTCGAAGACGATGAGCTCACCACCCGCCTGGCCGAGGCTGGCGTGACGGTGCAGCCTTCAAGCCTCCGCGCCGAGTTCGATCGCCTCACTGGCCAGATCATGGCCGAAGCTGAGTTGGAGATCCCGGGCGTCCCACAAGCCTTGGGCGGCGGCCGCCGTGGCAAGCATTCCGAATTTCTGGGTTACATCCTTGCCGAGATGCAGGTCCTGGCCCGCGAACATCCCGGCGCGAGCTGGTGA
- the paaB gene encoding 1,2-phenylacetyl-CoA epoxidase subunit PaaB, which translates to MAPHGNPEEPASAASEIKREAPNVAATTPAEQQHHETPWSLWEVFVRSSRGLSHVHAGSLHAPDAAMALRNARDLYTRRNEGVSIWVVPAEAISSSDPDSKGAFFESPQGKDYRHATYYTKSEGVKHL; encoded by the coding sequence ATGGCTCCTCACGGTAACCCGGAAGAACCGGCAAGCGCCGCCAGCGAGATCAAGCGCGAGGCGCCCAACGTTGCGGCCACCACGCCGGCCGAACAGCAGCACCACGAGACTCCATGGTCCCTCTGGGAGGTCTTCGTGCGCTCCAGCCGTGGCCTGTCCCACGTGCACGCCGGATCCCTGCACGCTCCTGATGCCGCTATGGCCCTCAGGAATGCCCGCGATCTCTACACGCGCCGCAATGAAGGCGTGTCCATCTGGGTTGTCCCGGCCGAGGCGATCTCCTCCAGCGATCCCGACTCCAAGGGTGCCTTCTTCGAGTCGCCGCAGGGCAAGGACTACCGCCACGCAACGTACTACACCAAGAGCGAAGGCGTGAAGCACCTGTGA
- the paaA gene encoding 1,2-phenylacetyl-CoA epoxidase subunit PaaA, with the protein MASQNLQSVPAELSPEEQEREAAGKAYFDRIISEDSRIEPRDWMPEAYRKTLLRQISQHAHSEIIGMQPEANWITRAPSLKRKSILMAKVQDEAGHGLYLYSAAETLGQTRDKMMEDLIAGKARYSSIFNYPAISWADMGAIGWLVDGAAICNQVPLCRASYGPYGRAMVRICKEESFHQRQGFEILLELSNGTPAQKQMAQEAVNRWYAPSLMMFGPPDDDSPNSKQSMAWNIKRFSNDELRSRFVGMMVEQVKVLGLTLPDKDIRFNEETKKWEHGPLDWNEFKEVLAGRGPCNSQRIERRREAHENGAWVREAAVAYARKQAQKENAA; encoded by the coding sequence ATGGCATCGCAGAATCTGCAATCAGTGCCCGCTGAGCTGTCCCCGGAAGAGCAGGAGCGGGAGGCGGCCGGTAAGGCGTACTTTGATCGCATCATCTCGGAAGACTCGCGCATCGAACCGCGCGACTGGATGCCGGAGGCTTACCGCAAGACTTTGCTGCGCCAGATCTCGCAGCACGCGCACTCGGAAATCATCGGTATGCAGCCGGAAGCCAACTGGATCACCAGGGCCCCGAGCTTGAAGCGCAAGTCCATCCTCATGGCCAAGGTGCAGGATGAGGCAGGCCACGGCCTCTACCTGTACTCGGCCGCCGAGACCCTGGGCCAGACGCGGGACAAGATGATGGAAGACCTGATTGCCGGCAAGGCCCGGTACTCGTCCATCTTCAACTACCCCGCAATTTCCTGGGCGGACATGGGAGCCATCGGTTGGCTTGTGGATGGCGCCGCCATTTGCAACCAGGTTCCCCTGTGCCGTGCCTCGTATGGTCCTTACGGCCGCGCAATGGTGCGCATCTGCAAGGAAGAGTCGTTCCACCAGCGCCAGGGTTTCGAGATCCTGCTGGAACTTTCCAACGGCACACCAGCCCAGAAGCAGATGGCCCAGGAAGCCGTGAACCGCTGGTACGCGCCATCGCTGATGATGTTCGGCCCGCCGGATGATGATTCACCCAACTCCAAGCAGTCCATGGCCTGGAACATCAAGCGCTTCAGCAACGATGAACTGCGCAGCCGGTTCGTCGGCATGATGGTGGAGCAGGTCAAGGTCCTCGGACTGACCCTGCCCGATAAGGACATCCGTTTCAACGAAGAAACCAAGAAGTGGGAGCACGGACCCTTGGACTGGAATGAGTTCAAGGAAGTACTGGCCGGCCGCGGCCCCTGCAACTCGCAGCGCATCGAGCGCCGCCGTGAGGCACACGAAAACGGTGCCTGGGTACGCGAAGCCGCCGTTGCCTACGCCCGCAAGCAAGCACAGAAAGAGAACGCAGCATAA
- a CDS encoding low molecular weight phosphatase family protein, protein MESPQPFRILTVCTGNICRSPVAERLLQAGLNHASPGSFEVRSAGTRAMVGEPIQPLSANMISTFRGSPDNFAARQLNQKILRETDLVLAMTSRHRGEVLQLDASLLKRTFTIREFARMLAVLETRGDVVPAGDIVEFWRALPARAASVRHLALPADPADNDVVDPYRRAEEVYHQMEDELAPAILGILRFARLTAPA, encoded by the coding sequence GTGGAATCGCCCCAGCCGTTTAGAATCCTCACCGTCTGCACAGGGAACATTTGCCGCTCCCCTGTGGCAGAACGGCTGCTGCAGGCAGGGCTCAACCACGCAAGCCCGGGTTCCTTCGAGGTTCGCAGCGCTGGTACACGCGCCATGGTCGGAGAGCCGATCCAGCCCCTATCGGCCAACATGATCAGCACCTTCCGCGGAAGCCCCGACAACTTCGCGGCCAGGCAGCTGAACCAAAAGATCCTTCGGGAAACCGACCTTGTACTTGCTATGACGTCCAGGCACCGGGGGGAAGTCCTCCAGCTGGATGCCTCTTTGTTGAAGCGAACGTTCACCATTCGTGAGTTTGCGAGGATGCTTGCCGTTCTGGAGACGCGTGGTGACGTTGTTCCTGCGGGCGACATCGTGGAATTCTGGCGGGCTCTTCCGGCCCGGGCGGCTTCCGTGCGTCACTTAGCGCTGCCGGCCGATCCTGCAGACAATGACGTGGTAGACCCCTACCGAAGAGCGGAAGAGGTCTACCACCAAATGGAGGATGAGCTGGCCCCGGCCATCTTAGGCATCCTCCGCTTTGCTCGCCTTACGGCGCCGGCCTAG
- a CDS encoding LysM domain-containing protein, translating into MNIYNDELQTTLSKSAPGGTLLLGSRKNKFLMIAIAIIVVIGLILLIFGVFSQANNPAVDVGQNVSSEQLTAPQAPDSSPATSAASEAAAAPATETKVPAVEPAVAAAPPAEPAPAEPAPPAVDSNLYTVVAGDTVGSIAARFGVNMNEMLAANGLSGYSVIVPGQVLKLTGPAVPLIDPAPAPAAPAQAAPAQAAPAQAAAPVAAGWTIYVAGSGGQSLVDACIGPIHFTPTDGYALFITEHDFCGGWARFSGIGVGQTVNIPGYGTYTVTGRGQVPNPGTTNNVAAVFGGFPAVVLQTCIPGTSQMLVIGLN; encoded by the coding sequence ATGAACATTTACAATGACGAGCTTCAAACTACACTGTCAAAGAGCGCGCCCGGCGGGACCTTGCTGCTTGGGTCGCGCAAAAACAAATTCCTGATGATCGCAATTGCCATCATCGTTGTTATAGGGCTAATTCTATTGATTTTTGGGGTTTTTTCACAGGCAAACAACCCAGCAGTTGATGTGGGACAGAATGTGTCCAGTGAACAACTGACTGCCCCGCAAGCCCCAGACTCCAGTCCAGCCACGTCCGCTGCGAGTGAAGCAGCAGCGGCACCCGCAACCGAAACCAAGGTTCCCGCCGTCGAACCGGCCGTGGCCGCGGCGCCGCCCGCAGAGCCTGCACCGGCCGAACCCGCACCGCCGGCAGTGGATTCCAACCTCTATACGGTCGTCGCCGGAGACACCGTGGGCTCCATAGCTGCACGGTTCGGGGTGAACATGAACGAGATGTTGGCTGCCAACGGTTTGAGCGGCTACTCCGTCATTGTGCCCGGCCAAGTCCTGAAACTCACTGGACCAGCTGTTCCACTCATCGATCCGGCACCGGCTCCCGCTGCCCCCGCCCAGGCCGCCCCCGCCCAAGCCGCCCCTGCGCAGGCTGCTGCTCCCGTAGCCGCAGGCTGGACAATTTATGTGGCTGGATCCGGAGGCCAAAGCCTGGTGGACGCGTGCATTGGACCCATCCATTTCACTCCCACGGATGGCTACGCACTGTTCATCACCGAGCACGACTTCTGTGGAGGTTGGGCACGTTTCTCCGGCATCGGTGTGGGACAGACGGTTAACATCCCGGGCTACGGCACTTACACCGTGACCGGAAGGGGACAAGTGCCGAACCCCGGAACTACTAACAATGTCGCGGCTGTCTTCGGCGGCTTTCCCGCGGTTGTCCTGCAGACATGCATCCCAGGTACGAGCCAGATGTTGGTGATCGGACTCAATTAG